In the genome of Gemmatimonadales bacterium, one region contains:
- the gtfA gene encoding sucrose phosphorylase produces the protein MTLRNQVQLITYPHRLGGNLAALGDILEAHLATAVGGVHILPLYPSNADGGFSPLTHKEVDPAFGTWEDVERIAARFDLCLDLTVNHISDQSAEFQDFLAKGMQSEYADLFVHVDQLGEITPDDLAKIHIRKEKEPFREIVLPDGTTHRVWTTFTERQIDLNYESPRTYALMEDYIAFLTARGAKLFRLDAFGYTTKRIGTSCFLVEPDVYEILQWVHRAALAHGADTLPEVHDHPSFQYAIALHGMRPYGFALPPLVLHALLDGDSRYLKPWLRMCPRNQVTVLDTHDGICIPDVDGILPADKTQHLIDNVSQRSADPILRRSAANVYSVGAIYQLTCTFFDALKQNEDANVAARAIQLFAPGIPQVYYVGWLGGTNEVERAEETGDPREINRHTYTREQVEAALRTPMVKRIQRLMEFRSTHPAFQGTFHLHSSSDTTVAMQWRHGEHHALLFVDLLFKKATIRYSDVRSKRALTIRA, from the coding sequence ATGACCCTGCGCAACCAGGTGCAGCTGATCACGTATCCACACCGCCTGGGCGGCAACCTGGCCGCCCTCGGCGACATTCTCGAGGCGCATCTCGCCACGGCCGTGGGAGGGGTCCATATCCTCCCCCTCTACCCCTCCAACGCCGACGGTGGCTTCTCCCCGCTCACGCACAAGGAAGTGGACCCCGCGTTCGGCACCTGGGAGGACGTCGAGCGCATCGCCGCCAGGTTTGACCTCTGCCTCGACCTCACCGTCAACCACATCTCCGACCAGTCCGCCGAGTTCCAGGACTTCCTGGCCAAGGGCATGCAGTCCGAGTACGCCGACCTCTTCGTCCACGTGGACCAGCTCGGCGAGATCACCCCGGACGACCTGGCCAAGATTCACATCCGGAAGGAGAAGGAGCCGTTCCGCGAGATCGTGCTGCCCGACGGCACGACGCACCGGGTCTGGACCACCTTCACCGAGCGGCAGATCGACCTGAACTACGAGTCACCCCGCACGTATGCGCTGATGGAGGACTACATCGCGTTCCTCACGGCGCGCGGCGCGAAGCTCTTCCGGCTCGATGCCTTCGGCTATACCACCAAGCGCATCGGCACCAGCTGCTTCCTGGTGGAGCCGGACGTCTACGAAATCCTCCAGTGGGTGCATCGCGCGGCGCTGGCGCACGGGGCCGATACGCTCCCGGAGGTGCACGACCATCCCAGCTTCCAGTATGCCATCGCCCTGCACGGGATGCGCCCCTACGGCTTCGCCCTGCCGCCGCTGGTCCTGCACGCCCTCCTCGACGGCGACAGCCGGTACCTGAAGCCCTGGCTCCGCATGTGTCCCCGCAACCAGGTGACGGTGCTCGATACCCACGACGGCATCTGCATTCCCGACGTGGACGGCATCCTGCCGGCTGACAAGACCCAGCACCTCATCGACAACGTGTCCCAGCGCTCCGCGGACCCGATCCTCCGCCGTTCGGCGGCCAACGTCTACAGCGTGGGGGCCATCTACCAGCTGACCTGCACCTTCTTCGACGCCCTGAAGCAAAACGAGGACGCCAACGTGGCCGCGCGCGCCATCCAGCTCTTCGCGCCGGGGATTCCGCAGGTGTACTACGTCGGCTGGCTGGGCGGGACCAACGAGGTGGAGCGGGCGGAGGAGACGGGGGATCCACGGGAGATCAACCGGCACACCTACACGCGGGAGCAGGTGGAGGCGGCGTTGCGCACCCCGATGGTGAAGAGGATCCAGCGCCTGATGGAGTTCCGGAGTACACACCCGGCCTTCCAGGGGACCTTCCACCTGCACTCCTCGAGCGATACCACGGTGGCGATGCAGTGGCGGCACGGCGAGCACCATGCCCTGCTGTTCGTGGACCTGCTGTTCAAGAAGGCCACGATTCGCTACAGCGACGTCCGCTCCAAGCGGGCACTGACGATCCGGGCCTGA
- a CDS encoding HAD family hydrolase has product MRVLATDLDGTFLGGSDAARDALTRYFRDDPARTLLFVTGRSSRSVTALVTDGVLPRPDAMICDVGSYIAHADGSPYEGPLLEDIRQRWGGRSAAVRAAFADMPGLRLQEYFGPNRVSYYYDSPAVLAPALARAEALGCTGLVSDGRFFDVLPRGVDKGSTLRRLMKEWGVPEDAVLVAGDTLNDLAMITCGLPAVVVGNAEPGLLARLPASDRIYRATGHGAEGILEALAHHGVEVPHV; this is encoded by the coding sequence ATGCGGGTCCTGGCGACGGATCTCGACGGCACCTTCCTCGGCGGCTCGGACGCGGCCCGGGACGCCCTGACACGCTACTTCCGCGACGACCCGGCGCGGACGCTCCTGTTCGTGACCGGACGGTCGAGCCGCAGCGTGACGGCGCTGGTGACGGACGGCGTCCTCCCGCGGCCCGACGCCATGATCTGCGATGTCGGCTCCTACATCGCCCACGCCGACGGGTCGCCCTACGAGGGGCCGCTGCTCGAGGACATCCGGCAGCGGTGGGGAGGGCGCAGCGCCGCGGTGCGCGCCGCCTTCGCGGACATGCCGGGGCTTCGCCTGCAGGAGTACTTCGGCCCCAACCGCGTGTCGTACTATTACGACTCGCCGGCGGTCCTGGCGCCGGCCCTCGCGCGGGCCGAGGCGCTGGGGTGCACCGGGCTCGTCTCCGACGGCCGGTTCTTCGACGTGCTGCCTAGGGGGGTCGACAAGGGGAGCACCCTCCGGCGGCTGATGAAGGAATGGGGGGTCCCGGAGGACGCGGTGCTGGTGGCCGGCGACACCCTGAACGATCTCGCGATGATCACCTGCGGACTCCCCGCGGTGGTCGTCGGCAACGCTGAACCCGGCCTCCTGGCCCGACTCCCGGCCAGCGACCGGATCTACCGTGCCACGGGCCACGGCGCCGAGGGAATCCTCGAGGCGCTGGCCCACCACGGCGTGGAGGTGCCCCATGTCTGA
- the ggpS gene encoding glucosylglycerol-phosphate synthase — MSELVVVYHRQPFERAVVDGKEVLRSHRSPNGIVPTLRGFFQYFDRGTWVAWTTVEAARAGTVLAREPVEFAGERYDVAQLGLTREQVNSFYKVTSKAALWPILHSFVDKFDYDAADWATFREVNRLFANATCEVASEGAVVWVHDYNLWLVPKLIREQRPDLTICFFHHTPFPSSDIFGVLPWRTEIAASLLNCDRVGFHIPRYAENFAAVARAFGGATTAGRQPVHERLRPEGWALQESTVVGELLWHGRRVWVDVVPLGVAVPKIVETIRTPAAQARTRAIREQSGVDTILFAVSRVDYTKGTVELLDAYRRLLERRPKLAGTVRLFLVCVPPAPGMQVYDEIQAEIEQRVGAINGRYSTLDWIPVVLFAQPMDFEELMSWYRAAHICWITPLRDGLNLVAKEFIAAKEGREGKLILSEFTGAAVELGDSILVHPYSARSMDAAIDEALDMSREEEVDRMGRLWEATRAHDLSWWTETMLERFGVEH, encoded by the coding sequence ATGTCTGAACTCGTCGTCGTCTACCACCGCCAGCCGTTCGAGCGCGCCGTCGTGGACGGCAAGGAGGTGCTCCGGAGCCACCGAAGCCCGAACGGGATCGTGCCGACGCTGCGCGGGTTCTTCCAGTACTTTGACCGGGGCACGTGGGTGGCGTGGACCACCGTGGAGGCGGCCCGCGCGGGCACCGTGCTGGCGCGCGAGCCGGTGGAATTTGCCGGCGAGCGGTACGACGTCGCCCAGCTCGGGCTCACCCGGGAGCAGGTGAACTCGTTCTACAAGGTCACCTCCAAGGCCGCGCTCTGGCCCATCCTCCACAGCTTCGTCGACAAGTTCGACTACGACGCGGCGGACTGGGCCACCTTCCGCGAGGTCAACCGCCTCTTTGCCAACGCCACGTGCGAGGTGGCGAGCGAGGGCGCGGTGGTCTGGGTGCACGACTACAACCTCTGGCTGGTGCCCAAGCTCATCCGCGAGCAGCGTCCCGACCTGACGATCTGCTTCTTCCATCACACCCCCTTTCCCTCCTCCGACATCTTCGGCGTGCTGCCGTGGCGGACCGAGATCGCGGCCAGCCTGCTCAACTGTGACCGCGTCGGGTTCCACATCCCGCGCTACGCCGAGAACTTCGCCGCGGTGGCGCGCGCCTTCGGGGGGGCCACCACGGCCGGCCGCCAGCCGGTCCATGAACGCCTTCGTCCCGAGGGGTGGGCGCTCCAGGAGAGCACCGTGGTGGGCGAACTCCTGTGGCATGGCCGGCGGGTGTGGGTGGATGTCGTGCCGCTCGGCGTGGCGGTCCCGAAGATCGTGGAGACGATCCGGACCCCCGCGGCGCAGGCGCGGACCCGGGCCATCCGCGAGCAGTCCGGCGTGGACACCATCCTGTTCGCTGTGAGTCGCGTCGACTACACCAAGGGCACGGTGGAGCTGCTCGACGCCTATCGGCGCCTCCTGGAGCGCCGGCCGAAGCTGGCGGGGACCGTGAGGCTCTTCCTGGTGTGTGTCCCGCCGGCGCCCGGCATGCAGGTGTACGATGAGATCCAGGCGGAGATCGAGCAGCGGGTAGGCGCCATCAACGGCCGGTATTCCACGCTCGACTGGATCCCGGTGGTCCTCTTTGCGCAGCCGATGGACTTCGAGGAGCTGATGAGCTGGTACCGGGCCGCGCACATCTGCTGGATCACGCCGCTCCGCGACGGGCTCAATCTGGTGGCCAAGGAGTTCATCGCGGCCAAGGAGGGCAGGGAAGGGAAGCTGATCCTCTCCGAGTTCACCGGGGCGGCGGTGGAGCTCGGTGATTCGATCCTGGTGCATCCCTATTCCGCACGCTCGATGGATGCCGCCATCGACGAGGCGCTGGACATGTCCCGGGAGGAGGAGGTCGACCGGATGGGACGGCTCTGGGAGGCGACCCGCGCGCACGACCTCAGCTGGTGGACCGAGACGATGCTCGAGCGGTTCGGGGTGGAGCACTAG
- a CDS encoding sodium/solute symporter (Members of the Solute:Sodium Symporter (SSS), TC 2.A.21 as described in tcdb.org, catalyze solute:Na+ symport. Known solutes for members of the family include sugars, amino acids, nucleosides, inositols, vitamins, urea or anions, depending on the system.): MHWDLVIPVLYLAVVAWIGVRVSTGTQDAESLFLGGRSLGFGVVGTSLFASNVSSTTLIGLAGAAYATGLAVASYEWMAALALLFAAVFLIPIYLRGRILTIPDYVERRFDRRARLYVAGLMIVLSLVVDTAGSLYAGALVLTVFIPGLPLWPTLIGLGVFVGLYTAAGGLKAVMLTDALQALVLILGSITLTVLTFAEFNFSWAAVTAAVPAGHLHMIRPASDPELPWPGLLLGLPILGLYYWTTNQYISQRFLAAKNVDHARWGAVLAAGLKLLPLFIMVLPGAMALGLMPGLDRPDEVFPVLVRDFLPVGARGLMIAAIMAAIMSTIDSTLNASSAIAVYDIAALDKKEVPQRRLLWIARLTTLGFMALAIAWAPLIEHFPGIFAYLQEVFAYAVPPVAAIYLGGVFWRGAQRTAGFWALLVGHVCGLALFVGSKAGWWPLHFTVNAFVLFVVSLATLVVASRAARTRSVPDPITLWTPALSRVEPGTGLLRDYRFWSALVVLGVAGSLALFL; the protein is encoded by the coding sequence ATGCATTGGGACCTGGTCATTCCGGTCCTCTATCTCGCCGTCGTCGCCTGGATCGGGGTCCGTGTCAGCACCGGAACCCAGGATGCCGAATCGCTCTTCCTCGGTGGCCGCAGCCTCGGGTTCGGGGTGGTCGGCACCTCGCTCTTCGCCTCCAACGTCTCGAGTACCACCCTCATCGGCCTCGCCGGCGCCGCCTACGCCACCGGCCTGGCGGTGGCCAGCTACGAGTGGATGGCGGCGCTCGCCCTCCTCTTCGCCGCCGTCTTCCTCATCCCGATCTACCTGCGCGGGCGCATCCTGACGATCCCCGACTACGTCGAGCGGCGCTTCGACCGGCGCGCCCGTCTCTACGTCGCCGGACTGATGATCGTCCTGTCGCTGGTGGTGGACACCGCCGGGTCCCTCTACGCCGGGGCCCTGGTGCTCACGGTGTTCATCCCGGGCCTTCCCCTCTGGCCGACGCTGATCGGCCTCGGGGTGTTTGTCGGCCTCTACACCGCCGCCGGCGGGCTCAAGGCGGTGATGCTCACCGACGCACTGCAGGCGCTCGTCCTCATCCTCGGCTCGATCACCCTCACGGTGTTGACCTTCGCGGAGTTCAACTTCAGCTGGGCCGCCGTGACGGCCGCGGTGCCCGCCGGGCACCTCCACATGATCCGCCCGGCGAGCGATCCCGAGCTGCCCTGGCCCGGCCTGCTGCTCGGCCTGCCGATTCTTGGGCTGTACTACTGGACCACCAACCAGTACATCTCGCAGCGGTTCCTGGCCGCCAAGAACGTGGATCACGCGCGCTGGGGCGCCGTGCTCGCCGCGGGCCTCAAGCTCCTGCCGCTGTTCATCATGGTGCTTCCCGGCGCCATGGCGCTCGGCCTGATGCCTGGGCTCGACCGCCCCGACGAGGTCTTCCCGGTCCTCGTGCGCGACTTCCTCCCCGTCGGCGCCCGCGGCCTCATGATCGCCGCCATCATGGCCGCCATCATGTCCACCATCGACAGCACCCTGAACGCGAGCTCCGCGATCGCGGTGTACGACATCGCCGCGCTCGACAAGAAGGAGGTTCCCCAACGGCGCCTGCTCTGGATCGCGCGCCTGACCACCCTCGGCTTCATGGCGCTGGCGATCGCCTGGGCGCCGCTGATCGAGCACTTCCCGGGCATCTTCGCCTACCTGCAGGAAGTCTTCGCCTACGCGGTGCCGCCCGTGGCGGCCATCTACCTTGGCGGGGTGTTCTGGCGCGGCGCGCAGCGGACGGCCGGGTTCTGGGCCCTGCTGGTGGGCCATGTGTGCGGGCTGGCGCTCTTCGTGGGATCCAAGGCGGGGTGGTGGCCGCTGCACTTCACGGTCAACGCGTTCGTGCTCTTCGTGGTGAGCCTGGCGACCCTGGTCGTGGCCTCGCGCGCCGCCCGCACGCGCTCGGTGCCCGACCCGATCACCCTGTGGACCCCGGCGCTCTCGCGCGTGGAGCCGGGCACGGGGCTGCTCCGGGACTACCGGTTCTGGTCGGCGCTCGTGGTGCTGGGGGTGGCGGGCAGCCTCGCGCTGTTCCTCTAG